In one Grus americana isolate bGruAme1 chromosome 1, bGruAme1.mat, whole genome shotgun sequence genomic region, the following are encoded:
- the ZIC2 gene encoding zinc finger protein ZIC 2 isoform X1 — MLLDAGPQFPALGVGTFARHHHSAAAEMQDRELSLAAQNSFVDSAAAAAHMGAFKLNAGAHDLSPGQSSAFTSQAPGYPAAALGPHAAHVGSYSGAPFNSTRDFLFRSRGFGDSSPAGGQHGIFGPAAGSLHHPHTDAQSHLLFPGIHDQHGPHASQNVLNGQMRLGLPGEVFARSDQYRQVSSPRTDPYSAAQLHNQYGPMNMNMGMNMAAHHHHHPGAFFRYMRQQCIKQELICKWIDPEQLNNPKKSCNKTFSTMHELVTHVSVEHVGGPEQSNHVCYWEECPREGKPFKAKYKLVNHIRVHTGEKPFPCPFPGCGKVFARSENLKIHKRTHTGEKPFQCEFEGCDRRFANSSDRKKHMHVHTSDKPYLCKMCDKSYTHPSSLRKHMKVPGPAADGGRREGGRPAPGAPSGRRAAGAGPGGGGGPGRRRGVRPGGGGGLPVPPPPGRVAFAPQVHESSPQGSESSPAASSGYESSTPPGLVSPSAESQSTSNLSPAAAAAAAAAAAAVSAVHRGGGGGSGGGGGGGHSGLSSNFNEWYV, encoded by the exons ATGCTGCTGGACGCCGGCCCGCAGTTCCCGGCCCTCGGCGTGGGCACCTTCGCCCGGCATCACCACTCGGCCGCGGCGGAGATGCAGGACCGGGAGCTGAGCCTGGCGGCGCAGAACAGCTTCGTGgactcggcggcggcggcggcgcacATGGGCGCCTTCAAGCTCAACGCCGGCGCCCACGACCTCTCCCCCGGGCAGAGCTCGGCGTTCACCTCGCAGGCGCCCGGCTACCCCGCCGCCGCCCTGGGCCCCCACGCCGCCCACGTCGGCTCCTACTCCGGGGCGCCCTTCAACTCCACCCGGGACTTCTTGTTTCGCAGCCGCGGCTTCGGGGACTCGTCGCCGGCCGGCGGGCAGCACGGCATCTTCGGCCCTGCGGCCGGCAGCCTGCACCACCCGCACACGGACGCTCAGAGCCACCTTCTCTTCCCGGGCATCCACGACCAGCACGGCCCCCACGCCTCCCAAAACGTCCTCAACGGGCAGATGCGCCTGGGCTTGCCGGGGGAGGTGTTCGCCCGGTCGGATCAGTACCGCCAGGTCTCCAGCCCCAGGACTGACCCTTACTCAGCGGCTCAGCTGCACAACCAGTACGGCCCCATGAATATGAATATGGGCATGAACATGGcagcccaccaccaccaccacccaggTGCCTTTTTCCGCTACATGCGGCAGCAGTGCATCAAGCAAGAGCTCATCTGCAAGTGGATCGACCCCGAGcagctgaacaaccccaaaaaaaGTTGCAATAAAACTTTCAGCACCATGCACGAATTGGTCACCCACGTCTCGGTGGAGCACGTTGGGGGACCCGAGCAGAGCAACCATGTCTGCTACTGGGAGGAGTGTCCCCGGGAAGGCAAGCCCTTCAAAGCGAAATACAAACTGGTCAATCATATCCGAGTGCACACGGGCGAGAaacccttcccctgccccttccccggCTGCGGAAAAGTTTTCGCCAGATCAGAAAACCTCAAAATTCACAAAAGGACGCACACAG GGGAGAAACCCTTCCAGTGCGAGTTTGAAGGCTGCGACCGGCGCTTCGCCAACAGCAGCGACCGCAAGAAGCACATGCACGTCCACACCTCGGACAAGCCCTACCTGTGCAAGATGTGCGACAAGTCCTACAcccaccccagctccctgcGGAAGCACATGAAGGTACCCGGCCCCGCAGCCGACggcgggaggagggagggcgGCCGCCCCGCACCGGGCGCCCCgtcggggcggcgggcggcaggcgcggggcccgggggcggcggcgggccgggccggcggcggggggtgcgcccggggggcggcggcggcctcCCCGTCCCCCCTCCACCCGGCCGTGTTGCCTTTGCCCCCCAGGTGCACGAGTCGTCCCCGCAAGGCTCCGAGTCCTCCCCGGCCGCCAGCTCCGGCTACGAGTCCTccacccccccggggctggTGTCCCCCAGCGCCGAGTCGCAGAGCACCAGCAACCTCTccccggcagcggcggcggcggcggcggcagcggcggcggccgtGTCCGCCGTGcaccggggcggcggcggcggcagcggcggtggcggcggcggcggccacaGCGGCCTCTCCTCCAACTTCAACGAGTGGTACGTGTAG
- the ZIC2 gene encoding zinc finger protein ZIC 2 isoform X2 — MLLDAGPQFPALGVGTFARHHHSAAAEMQDRELSLAAQNSFVDSAAAAAHMGAFKLNAGAHDLSPGQSSAFTSQAPGYPAAALGPHAAHVGSYSGAPFNSTRDFLFRSRGFGDSSPAGGQHGIFGPAAGSLHHPHTDAQSHLLFPGIHDQHGPHASQNVLNGQMRLGLPGEVFARSDQYRQVSSPRTDPYSAAQLHNQYGPMNMNMGMNMAAHHHHHPGAFFRYMRQQCIKQELICKWIDPEQLNNPKKSCNKTFSTMHELVTHVSVEHVGGPEQSNHVCYWEECPREGKPFKAKYKLVNHIRVHTGEKPFPCPFPGCGKVFARSENLKIHKRTHTGEKPFQCEFEGCDRRFANSSDRKKHMHVHTSDKPYLCKMCDKSYTHPSSLRKHMKVHESSPQGSESSPAASSGYESSTPPGLVSPSAESQSTSNLSPAAAAAAAAAAAAVSAVHRGGGGGSGGGGGGGHSGLSSNFNEWYV; from the exons ATGCTGCTGGACGCCGGCCCGCAGTTCCCGGCCCTCGGCGTGGGCACCTTCGCCCGGCATCACCACTCGGCCGCGGCGGAGATGCAGGACCGGGAGCTGAGCCTGGCGGCGCAGAACAGCTTCGTGgactcggcggcggcggcggcgcacATGGGCGCCTTCAAGCTCAACGCCGGCGCCCACGACCTCTCCCCCGGGCAGAGCTCGGCGTTCACCTCGCAGGCGCCCGGCTACCCCGCCGCCGCCCTGGGCCCCCACGCCGCCCACGTCGGCTCCTACTCCGGGGCGCCCTTCAACTCCACCCGGGACTTCTTGTTTCGCAGCCGCGGCTTCGGGGACTCGTCGCCGGCCGGCGGGCAGCACGGCATCTTCGGCCCTGCGGCCGGCAGCCTGCACCACCCGCACACGGACGCTCAGAGCCACCTTCTCTTCCCGGGCATCCACGACCAGCACGGCCCCCACGCCTCCCAAAACGTCCTCAACGGGCAGATGCGCCTGGGCTTGCCGGGGGAGGTGTTCGCCCGGTCGGATCAGTACCGCCAGGTCTCCAGCCCCAGGACTGACCCTTACTCAGCGGCTCAGCTGCACAACCAGTACGGCCCCATGAATATGAATATGGGCATGAACATGGcagcccaccaccaccaccacccaggTGCCTTTTTCCGCTACATGCGGCAGCAGTGCATCAAGCAAGAGCTCATCTGCAAGTGGATCGACCCCGAGcagctgaacaaccccaaaaaaaGTTGCAATAAAACTTTCAGCACCATGCACGAATTGGTCACCCACGTCTCGGTGGAGCACGTTGGGGGACCCGAGCAGAGCAACCATGTCTGCTACTGGGAGGAGTGTCCCCGGGAAGGCAAGCCCTTCAAAGCGAAATACAAACTGGTCAATCATATCCGAGTGCACACGGGCGAGAaacccttcccctgccccttccccggCTGCGGAAAAGTTTTCGCCAGATCAGAAAACCTCAAAATTCACAAAAGGACGCACACAG GGGAGAAACCCTTCCAGTGCGAGTTTGAAGGCTGCGACCGGCGCTTCGCCAACAGCAGCGACCGCAAGAAGCACATGCACGTCCACACCTCGGACAAGCCCTACCTGTGCAAGATGTGCGACAAGTCCTACAcccaccccagctccctgcGGAAGCACATGAAG GTGCACGAGTCGTCCCCGCAAGGCTCCGAGTCCTCCCCGGCCGCCAGCTCCGGCTACGAGTCCTccacccccccggggctggTGTCCCCCAGCGCCGAGTCGCAGAGCACCAGCAACCTCTccccggcagcggcggcggcggcggcggcagcggcggcggccgtGTCCGCCGTGcaccggggcggcggcggcggcagcggcggtggcggcggcggcggccacaGCGGCCTCTCCTCCAACTTCAACGAGTGGTACGTGTAG
- the ZIC5 gene encoding LOW QUALITY PROTEIN: zinc finger protein ZIC 5 (The sequence of the model RefSeq protein was modified relative to this genomic sequence to represent the inferred CDS: inserted 3 bases in 2 codons) has product MFLKAGRGKKITTESVDGLGCVVMEPPLSKRNPTLRLADLAAAQPHPHQNMTGFPGLGNHHVHPHHAAHLHPGDAGGDPGGALTPLGPEHMAQPAALKLTPEALTAAAAAFAXRPPPPQPPPPPPPPPPPPPPPPTHRPPPXLPGYPSGGAAGRDFLLRRELPAAAAAVHGALGEQHPPAGSPHLPHPPPHGVFISAAGTYGAADGAHAAFPPPPPGEQGAPAGRHPPLNGQMRLGLAAAAGELYGRAEAHYGAAAASSSALQGYGSVNLNLAAAAAGHGHPHHPHPHHHHHHHHHHHHAHVGAAAAAAGAFLRYMRQPIKQELICKWIDREPPPPPPPPPPGGRKPCSKTFSTMQELVSHVTVEHVGGPEQSSHVCYWEECPREGKPFKAKYKLINHIRVHTGEKPFPCPFPGCGKVFARSENLKIHKRTHTGEKPFKCEFDGCERKFANSSDRKKHSHVHTSDKPYYCKIRGCDKSYTHPSSLRKHMKIHCKSPPPSPPPGSQGYGATGPPDGPLPPEADPAAEPPRGRAAALSPPVTNLSEWYVCQAGGGARRPRTPSSRDTSPASEGDEPHRTSAGRTAP; this is encoded by the exons ATGTTTTTGAAGGCGggtagagggaaaaaaataacaacagagaGCGTAGATGGGCTTGGCTGTGTCGTTATGGAGCCCCCTTTGAGCAAGAGGAACCCGACACTGAGATTAGCGGATTTGGCAGCGGCTCAGCCCCATCCTCACCAGAACATGACAGGCTTCCCGGGGCTGGGGAACCACCACGTCCACCCCCACCACGCGGCCCACCTCCACCCCGGGGACGCGGGCGGAGACCCCGGCGGCGCCCTCACGCCGCTCGGACCCGAGCACATGGCTCAGCCCGCCGCCCTCAAGCTCACGCCCGAGGCGctcaccgccgccgccgccgccttcgc gcgcccgccgccaccacagccgccgccgccgccgccaccgccgccgccgccaccaccgccGCCGCCTACGCACCGCCCGCCGC CCCTCCCGGGCTACCCGtcggggggggcggcgggccgggACTTCCTCCTGCGGCGGGagctgcccgccgccgccgccgccgtgcACGGGGCGCTGGGCGAGCAGCACCCGCCCGCCGGGTCCCCCCACCTCCCGCACCCGCCGCCCCACGGCGTCTTCATCTCGGCCGCCGGCACGTACGGCGCGGCCGACGGGGCGCACGCCGCcttcccgccgccgccgcccggcgaGCAGGGCGCGCCCGCCGGCCGCCACCCGCCGCTCAACGGGCAGATGCGCCTGGGGCTGGCGGCCGCCGCCGGAGAGCTCTACGGGCGTGCCGAGGCGCACTAtggggccgccgccgcctcctcctcggCGCTGCAAGGCTACGGTTCCGTCAACCTCAacctggcggcggcggcggccggccACGGGCATCCGCaccacccccatccccaccaccatcaccaccaccaccaccaccaccaccatgccCACGTcggggcggcggccgcggcggccgGGGCCTTCCTGCGGTACATGCGGCAGCCCATCAAGCAAGAGTTGATCTGCAAGTGGATCGAccgggagccgccgccgccgcctccgccgccgccaccgggcGGTAGGAAGCCTTGCTCCAAAACTTTCAGCACCATGCAGGAGCTGGTGAGCCATGTCACCGTGGAGCACGTCGGCGGGCCCGAGCAGAGCAGCCACGTGTGCTACTGGGAGGAGTGTCCCCGGGAAGGCAAGCCCTTCAAAGCGAAATACAAACTCATCAACCACATCCGAGTGCACACGGGAGAGaagcccttcccctgccccttccccggCTGCGGGAAGGTATTCGCCCGCTCCGAAAACCTCAAGATCCACAAGCGGACTCATACAG GGGAGAAGCCCTTCAAGTGCGAGTTCGACGGCTGCGAGAGGAAGTTCGCCAACAGCAGCGACCGCAAGAAGCATTCCCACGTCCACACCTCCGACAAGCCTTACTACTGCAAGATACGCGGCTGCGACAAGTCCTACACCCACCCGAGCTCCCTGCGGAAGCACATGAAGATCCACTGCAAgtccccgccgccctccccgccgccgggtTCCCAGGGGTACGGAGCGACGGGCCCCCCCGACGGCCCGCTGCCCCCCGAGGCCGACCCGGCCGCCGAGCCGCCCCGCGGCCGCGCCGCAGCCCTCTCCCCGCCGGTCACCAACCTCAGCGAGTGGTACGTCTGccaggccggggggggggcccgccggccccgcacTCCCTCCAGCCGCGACACCTCCCCGGCCTCCGAGGGGGATGAGCCCCACAGGACCTCGGCGGGCAGAACCGCTCCCTAG